The following coding sequences lie in one Filimonas effusa genomic window:
- a CDS encoding RNA polymerase sigma factor, producing MYSRDEDVIQDLRNGSHKAFNWAFQRFSNSIHTMAYAKLHDQNDAQEVVQLVFKKLWENRESLPEINNFRNYLLTAAVNCSLNLIKTNYRYQSTIEKCADTQSQVQPPDLPMSLKEVHNNVQMALGKIKGGLAKEAFQLSYEGNSHEEIASKMNIPIEVSRSYVSKGRKLVKNFLNKIS from the coding sequence ATGTATAGTCGCGATGAGGACGTTATACAAGATTTAAGGAATGGAAGCCATAAGGCATTCAACTGGGCATTTCAACGCTTCAGTAATTCCATTCATACAATGGCATATGCCAAATTACACGACCAAAACGACGCTCAGGAGGTCGTTCAATTGGTGTTTAAGAAACTTTGGGAAAACAGAGAAAGCCTTCCAGAAATTAACAACTTTAGAAACTATCTGCTTACTGCCGCTGTTAATTGCAGCCTCAATCTCATTAAAACCAACTATCGGTATCAATCTACTATTGAAAAATGCGCCGATACGCAAAGCCAGGTACAGCCTCCTGATCTACCCATGAGCCTGAAAGAAGTTCATAACAACGTCCAAATGGCGCTTGGAAAAATCAAGGGTGGACTAGCGAAAGAAGCGTTCCAGCTGAGTTATGAAGGGAACTCACATGAGGAAATTGCGTCCAAAATGAACATTCCCATAGAGGTTTCCCGCTCTTACGTTTCGAAAGGACGCAAGCTGGTTAAAAATTTCCTGAACAAAATTTCCTGA
- a CDS encoding FecR family protein yields MNTEDFEIESLIVADLTGIISEEEKAVLKRLLMESEHARELYRYYENVYNSEGAVNGRAQLSNNISLSDITGETPKGTRRPIRRLIFLSSAAAALICVISVAIVLNQRKETSQIGHKVDSNSIQLALSNGEIINLDNVDTLTKSELVLKNQGNTLTYTINNTDINPGFSTLTVPAGKSYNIILSDGTRLKLNSLTQLSFPLSFTGTKREITVSGEAYIEVAQKMDKPFIVHLPNSSVQVLGTSFNVNTYNQAERISLVTGRIKTVTEKDSLVLTPGTETIHVPGKFMRTEKFDEQEVLSWLKGKYYFEYTSLEEVSKIVSRWYGVEVNVAPDIRKKEFYGVMDRNQPISEFLNTLKETNEVNYSIDNNKIYLRK; encoded by the coding sequence ATGAACACTGAAGATTTTGAGATAGAATCCCTCATTGTAGCTGACCTTACCGGTATTATATCGGAAGAAGAAAAAGCAGTACTGAAAAGGCTGCTAATGGAGAGTGAACACGCGCGGGAATTATATAGATATTACGAGAATGTTTACAATAGTGAAGGAGCAGTTAATGGAAGAGCGCAATTAAGTAACAATATTTCTCTATCCGACATTACTGGAGAAACACCGAAAGGCACCAGACGGCCAATTCGTCGTTTAATTTTCTTGTCATCCGCTGCTGCCGCCTTGATTTGTGTAATATCTGTAGCTATTGTGCTAAATCAAAGAAAAGAAACATCTCAAATTGGACACAAGGTAGATTCTAATAGTATACAGCTGGCGCTTTCCAATGGTGAGATCATCAACCTTGATAACGTCGATACGCTTACTAAAAGCGAACTGGTACTAAAAAACCAAGGAAACACCTTGACATATACAATAAATAATACAGATATTAATCCCGGCTTCAGTACATTAACAGTACCGGCTGGAAAAAGCTATAATATCATCCTTTCGGATGGGACTCGACTAAAACTGAACTCGCTTACGCAACTATCGTTTCCACTATCATTTACTGGCACGAAAAGGGAAATCACGGTTAGCGGAGAAGCATATATAGAAGTAGCGCAAAAAATGGACAAGCCTTTCATTGTTCATCTGCCAAATTCGTCGGTACAGGTTCTTGGTACTTCATTTAATGTGAACACCTATAACCAAGCGGAAAGAATTTCATTGGTTACAGGAAGGATCAAGACTGTCACGGAAAAAGACAGCTTGGTATTAACACCGGGCACTGAAACGATCCATGTTCCTGGCAAATTTATGCGTACCGAAAAATTCGATGAACAGGAAGTGTTGAGTTGGCTAAAAGGGAAATACTATTTTGAATATACCTCTTTAGAGGAAGTAAGTAAAATAGTTAGCCGTTGGTACGGAGTAGAGGTAAATGTCGCGCCAGATATAAGAAAGAAAGAGTTCTATGGCGTTATGGATCGGAATCAACCTATTTCCGAATTTCTAAACACTTTAAAGGAAACAAATGAGGTAAACTACTCGATAGATAATAACAAGATCTATCTGAGAAAGTAG
- a CDS encoding RNA polymerase sigma factor: MLPIIEENIKQQLNNKSTKHQAFSNFYEQMVPHLVAWLTTQLGDRAEAEDIAQEAFTRFWMIDDYSKYPDLRTLIFKIAINKLKDDKKHAAVINEHNKTQSYSYTLTEAEKIERKVDLSNIIKRLPDNQVRFIALLTIGATQEEIANAVNLKYKTSWKQIKNLVIKVQKMLSNEIDQQNAIKRTR; this comes from the coding sequence ATGTTACCTATTATTGAGGAAAACATTAAACAACAACTAAACAACAAGTCCACAAAGCACCAAGCGTTCTCCAATTTTTATGAGCAAATGGTTCCGCACTTAGTGGCTTGGCTTACTACTCAGCTCGGTGATCGAGCAGAGGCAGAGGATATTGCACAGGAAGCCTTTACGAGATTTTGGATGATAGATGATTACAGCAAGTATCCAGACTTAAGAACTTTGATCTTCAAAATTGCTATTAACAAACTAAAAGACGATAAAAAACATGCAGCAGTCATCAACGAACATAACAAAACCCAATCCTATAGCTATACCCTTACTGAAGCCGAAAAAATCGAGCGCAAAGTGGATCTATCCAACATTATTAAAAGACTTCCCGATAACCAAGTACGTTTTATTGCTCTATTAACCATTGGAGCCACCCAGGAGGAAATTGCAAATGCTGTAAATCTGAAATATAAAACGAGCTGGAAACAAATCAAAAATCTGGTTATCAAAGTTCAGAAGATGCTATCAAATGAAATTGACCAGCAAAATGCCATCAAAAGAACAAGATGA
- a CDS encoding terpene synthase family protein has protein sequence MFDIALFPPPSYPFEPMMSNWCDQVIEDTSNWLQNDYGFLPPKMQEKYQRSNFGKISARCLPKMNSYRHLQVAAKFMLWGTIFDDYYEFAKIDELKCLLLKVKGILDGNSELALDNPLLCILCNIQRDLKELMSDSWINIFTSNVCVWIESMQEETFFKSFDNFPSIDYFYDLRTRTIGVQSYLDLIVMQLPTELPIEVMNSPYFRELYHLSARIFSWCNDFFSLPKDFNREPLNIVYVLQNEYKLDIASAYRMAMKIHDDDVRKFCELADAKPDFGKWQQSVSFFVRLLKTMFRGQNDWYLYDTLRYRMDISQNLDLK, from the coding sequence ATGTTTGACATCGCCCTTTTTCCCCCACCAAGCTATCCATTTGAGCCAATGATGAGCAATTGGTGTGATCAAGTAATCGAGGACACCTCGAATTGGCTCCAAAATGATTATGGTTTTTTACCCCCGAAAATGCAGGAAAAGTATCAACGGAGCAATTTTGGGAAAATTTCTGCAAGGTGTTTGCCTAAAATGAACAGTTACAGGCATTTGCAAGTTGCGGCCAAATTCATGCTCTGGGGTACTATCTTTGATGACTACTACGAATTCGCGAAAATTGACGAATTGAAATGCCTTCTGTTAAAAGTCAAAGGCATACTGGATGGCAATTCTGAATTAGCACTAGACAACCCTCTTTTGTGTATTCTATGTAATATTCAAAGAGATCTTAAAGAATTGATGTCCGATAGTTGGATAAATATTTTCACTTCCAATGTTTGCGTTTGGATTGAAAGCATGCAAGAAGAAACTTTTTTTAAAAGTTTTGATAATTTCCCTTCAATTGATTATTTCTATGATCTTCGAACAAGAACTATCGGGGTACAGAGTTACCTGGATTTAATTGTGATGCAATTACCTACAGAGTTGCCTATCGAGGTAATGAATAGTCCTTATTTTAGGGAGTTATATCATTTGTCTGCGAGAATTTTCAGTTGGTGTAATGATTTTTTTTCGCTACCCAAAGATTTCAATCGCGAACCCCTGAATATAGTGTACGTCCTTCAAAACGAGTATAAGCTCGATATTGCCAGTGCCTACAGGATGGCAATGAAAATACATGATGATGATGTAAGGAAATTTTGTGAGCTGGCAGATGCAAAACCAGATTTCGGGAAATGGCAGCAATCGGTCAGTTTTTTTGTTAGGCTTTTAAAGACTATGTTTCGTGGTCAAAACGATTGGTATCTATATGATACACTTCGCTATAGAATGGATATTAGTCAAAATTTAGATTTGAAGTAA
- a CDS encoding hybrid sensor histidine kinase/response regulator, protein MIYSLWMNLINIGVDAKTPTDTATSIRLVNTMNAVTAGSAIFLAPLLTYTTGKPILLPGYIEASLFLISFWLNHKRKHFLAASLMLFTQNAAALYFGLHFGLFVPIVSLCIALGLTSFFLFQGTIKWLPGFLLSFLVINAIYFSEKSNLIVPWKFQVNEENSIVYLANVVIYLLSAIVVGFYTKQIRAANRYKTKYLTKTNHEINRHVFALQDIVNGLPINKDSGKIVISDSDIRLLKKYIQSIGNVVQGGLQLVKIESGHYERANYEHLELDSLLIDIKDEAEAFLTMRNLRLTFNVDPAVPKVIYTDRNKLGFILSNLISNAIKFSNKNSGIIVNISMSQDSIIYQVLDFGKGMSRLKLSEIFHRLFVTEDNLLVQGNGIALPMIREFVDLLKGRITVDSDLGKGTCFTVYLPNKEEDETVEQGDIKWDGSILKGRKVIAVDDDIMGREFMRKILLQMGGEVFLCKDTLEAMEAFRSVKADLIMMDIRLERNVDGLDFIKENYSLISGIPVIMHSSEDSDILQAQIEKAGFIYLKKSLSADDLHNTQRVIRNLMRLPLNL, encoded by the coding sequence ATGATCTACTCCCTCTGGATGAACCTAATTAATATTGGCGTAGATGCCAAAACTCCAACTGACACAGCAACTAGCATTAGGTTGGTAAACACAATGAATGCTGTTACAGCAGGTTCAGCAATTTTTTTAGCTCCCTTGCTTACCTATACAACCGGAAAGCCGATTCTTCTGCCTGGTTATATAGAAGCAAGTTTGTTTCTTATTTCTTTTTGGTTAAATCATAAGCGTAAGCATTTTTTAGCTGCCTCTTTAATGTTATTTACCCAAAACGCGGCTGCTTTGTATTTTGGTTTGCATTTTGGTCTTTTCGTTCCAATTGTTAGTTTGTGCATTGCATTGGGGCTTACATCGTTTTTTTTATTTCAGGGAACGATCAAGTGGTTACCCGGCTTTCTGCTTTCATTTCTTGTTATAAATGCCATTTACTTTTCCGAAAAAAGTAACTTAATTGTTCCTTGGAAGTTCCAGGTCAATGAGGAAAACAGTATTGTTTATTTAGCTAATGTGGTAATATACTTGCTAAGTGCTATTGTAGTGGGATTTTATACGAAGCAAATTCGCGCTGCTAATCGGTATAAGACCAAATATCTTACGAAGACCAATCATGAAATCAATCGTCATGTGTTTGCTTTGCAGGATATAGTGAATGGGCTGCCGATTAATAAGGACTCTGGTAAAATTGTAATATCAGACTCAGATATAAGACTACTAAAAAAGTATATTCAGAGTATAGGGAATGTTGTGCAGGGTGGTTTGCAGCTTGTTAAAATTGAAAGCGGTCACTATGAAAGAGCTAATTACGAGCATTTGGAGTTGGATTCCTTGCTTATTGACATAAAAGATGAAGCTGAGGCATTTTTAACCATGAGAAACCTTCGTCTAACATTTAATGTTGATCCAGCTGTTCCAAAGGTAATTTATACTGACAGAAATAAACTAGGTTTTATCTTGTCCAATTTAATTTCAAATGCTATAAAATTCAGCAATAAAAACAGTGGCATAATAGTTAATATATCAATGTCTCAAGATTCTATTATTTATCAAGTGTTGGATTTCGGTAAGGGAATGAGTCGGTTGAAGTTGAGTGAAATATTCCATAGGTTATTTGTAACCGAAGACAATCTTCTTGTACAAGGGAACGGTATTGCCCTGCCGATGATAAGAGAGTTCGTTGACTTGCTAAAGGGCCGGATAACGGTAGATAGTGACTTGGGAAAAGGTACATGCTTTACGGTATATTTACCTAACAAGGAAGAGGATGAGACCGTGGAACAAGGTGATATTAAATGGGACGGTTCAATATTGAAGGGGCGCAAAGTGATTGCCGTGGATGATGATATAATGGGGCGTGAGTTTATGAGGAAAATCTTATTGCAAATGGGAGGCGAGGTCTTTTTGTGTAAAGATACCTTAGAAGCAATGGAGGCATTCAGATCGGTGAAAGCAGACTTAATCATGATGGACATTCGTTTAGAAAGAAATGTTGATGGCCTTGATTTTATAAAAGAAAACTATTCCTTAATCAGTGGTATCCCAGTAATAATGCATTCTTCCGAAGACAGTGATATACTCCAAGCCCAAATAGAAAAGGCTGGATTTATATATTTGAAAAAGTCATTGTCAGCTGATGATTTGCATAATACTCAAAGAGTTATTCGCAATTTGATGAGGTTGCCATTAAACCTATAA
- a CDS encoding helix-turn-helix domain-containing protein — MGFEDRFNNGKQLLAYNCKRIRRESKKRQIDIFVSTNLATTRISEIENGKNNVEFATLYKLKSGLQIDINFLFEAPFLPVKQMTYTPVTLDIEKLNFGRRLLQIMSHLGVSQQDLSIMTSIGEGEISEIVNGSHNVELITIAKIAEALKISLTLLFSYNGILPSNKGYKQELIL; from the coding sequence ATGGGGTTTGAGGATCGGTTTAACAACGGAAAGCAGCTGCTGGCATATAATTGTAAGAGAATAAGAAGAGAAAGCAAAAAGAGACAGATAGATATATTTGTTTCAACAAATTTAGCAACTACAAGGATCAGTGAAATAGAAAATGGTAAGAACAATGTTGAGTTTGCTACACTTTACAAACTAAAATCTGGCCTACAAATAGATATTAATTTCCTGTTTGAAGCACCTTTCTTACCCGTAAAGCAAATGACATATACTCCTGTTACATTAGATATAGAAAAATTAAATTTCGGGCGTCGGTTACTTCAAATTATGTCCCATTTAGGTGTATCACAACAAGATCTGAGCATTATGACATCAATTGGTGAAGGAGAAATAAGCGAAATTGTAAATGGCAGCCATAATGTTGAACTCATAACAATAGCCAAAATTGCTGAAGCCCTGAAAATATCCCTCACGCTATTATTCTCCTATAATGGAATATTACCAAGCAACAAGGGATACAAGCAGGAACTAATACTATGA
- a CDS encoding type IV secretory system conjugative DNA transfer family protein, whose protein sequence is MFVYDFKFDDLTRIAYNAFLKNKSKYKNKPSFYVINFDDLQRTHRCNPLEPSQMIDITDASESARSILLALNKEWIKKSGEFFTESAVIFVTAVIWWLRKYQDGKYCTLAHVIELIQADYDDLFPLLGSEPECESLIQSFVSAYLNRALEQLEGQIASARIALARLSSPTIYYVITGNDFTLDINNPESPKIVCMGNNPSKTQTYGAVLSLYTNRLLKQVNQKDKLKSSLVFDEYPTIYQPLDYSVSVSRSNLVSHTICIQDYSQMKKDYSREQAEVLMNVCGNIISGQVLGDTAKMLSERIGKIVQERESVSINRNDTSISRSTQMDSAIPPSRISALSSGEFVGQVADDPLKIVKLKNFHSRIINNHDAIKAEEKAYKSLPIIRQLAINEVENTYIKIKNDVVEIIESEIQRIKSDPDLVHLLFVKPDQNNSRKAA, encoded by the coding sequence ATGTTTGTGTATGATTTTAAGTTTGATGACTTGACTCGTATCGCATACAATGCGTTTCTTAAGAATAAAAGTAAGTATAAGAATAAACCCTCGTTTTATGTAATCAATTTTGATGACCTTCAAAGGACACATCGATGTAATCCTCTTGAACCATCTCAGATGATTGATATTACGGATGCAAGTGAGTCTGCTCGTAGTATCCTTTTAGCTCTCAATAAGGAGTGGATAAAAAAAAGTGGCGAATTTTTCACGGAAAGTGCCGTTATTTTTGTTACGGCTGTTATATGGTGGCTTAGAAAATATCAAGATGGTAAATACTGCACACTTGCTCATGTTATTGAACTAATTCAAGCTGATTACGATGACCTGTTTCCATTATTGGGTTCTGAGCCTGAGTGCGAGTCTTTAATTCAAAGTTTTGTTTCTGCTTACTTGAACCGGGCGCTTGAACAACTTGAAGGGCAAATAGCATCTGCACGAATTGCTTTAGCTAGGCTGAGTTCACCGACAATCTATTATGTCATTACTGGAAACGATTTCACGCTGGATATTAATAATCCAGAGTCGCCAAAAATTGTCTGTATGGGTAATAACCCGTCAAAAACGCAGACTTATGGCGCAGTATTGTCATTGTATACAAATAGGTTGCTGAAACAGGTGAATCAAAAAGATAAACTAAAATCCAGTCTGGTTTTCGATGAATATCCTACTATTTACCAGCCACTTGATTACAGTGTTTCTGTGAGTAGAAGTAATCTCGTTTCACATACAATTTGTATTCAGGATTATTCGCAGATGAAAAAGGATTACTCTAGGGAGCAGGCAGAGGTGTTAATGAATGTTTGCGGTAATATTATTAGCGGTCAGGTTTTGGGAGATACAGCAAAAATGTTAAGTGAACGAATTGGGAAGATTGTACAAGAGAGAGAAAGTGTAAGCATAAATAGGAACGACACTAGTATCAGTAGATCAACACAAATGGATTCGGCAATTCCACCTAGTCGTATTAGTGCCCTCAGTTCCGGTGAATTCGTAGGTCAGGTTGCTGACGATCCTTTAAAGATTGTGAAGCTAAAGAATTTCCATTCTCGTATTATAAACAATCACGATGCTATAAAGGCCGAAGAGAAGGCTTACAAGTCATTGCCAATAATACGACAATTAGCTATCAATGAAGTTGAGAACACCTATATTAAGATAAAAAATGACGTAGTTGAAATAATTGAAAGTGAGATTCAGAGAATTAAATCAGATCCCGATTTAGTGCATCTACTTTTCGTAAAGCCGGACCAAAATAACAGCCGAAAAGCGGCATAG
- a CDS encoding YWFCY domain-containing protein has product MSTGENEQGLRSIIDFVRKASVLLLALHFYVFCYSFFVNVGLSAGMVERILLNVGDTGIFKEPIYTKLFSLFLLVLSLFGHKGKKEEDLKPRNIFAYIVTGGVFYFGGTLFFYLHADLNVIAVCYMFIVILGYLLMLSGGAKLSRLIRLNFRKDIFNELNETFPQQEELINNEYSINLPGEYNLKGKVRKMWINIQNPFRALLIMGTPGSRRKEVVEIR; this is encoded by the coding sequence ATGAGTACAGGTGAAAATGAGCAGGGCCTTCGTAGCATTATTGATTTTGTCAGAAAGGCTAGTGTCCTTTTGTTGGCATTACATTTTTATGTGTTTTGCTATTCGTTTTTTGTGAACGTCGGCTTGTCTGCTGGTATGGTTGAACGTATCTTACTAAATGTTGGAGATACCGGTATTTTTAAAGAACCAATTTACACGAAGTTATTCTCCTTATTTCTTTTGGTTCTCTCACTCTTCGGTCATAAGGGCAAAAAGGAGGAAGATTTAAAGCCTAGAAATATTTTTGCATACATAGTTACTGGGGGGGTGTTTTATTTCGGTGGTACTTTGTTTTTCTACCTACATGCCGATCTAAATGTGATAGCTGTTTGTTATATGTTTATTGTAATCCTTGGCTACTTACTGATGCTATCTGGTGGAGCAAAACTATCCAGGTTAATTAGGCTAAATTTTAGGAAAGACATTTTTAACGAACTAAATGAAACCTTTCCACAACAGGAAGAGTTGATTAATAATGAATATAGTATTAATCTTCCTGGAGAGTATAATTTGAAAGGTAAAGTACGTAAGATGTGGATTAACATTCAAAATCCTTTCCGGGCGCTGCTCATTATGGGCACGCCCGGGTCCAGGCGAAAGGAAGTAGTAGAGATCCGGTAA
- a CDS encoding relaxase/mobilization nuclease domain-containing protein: MVAVVNEGTDIRGAVEYNEEKVALGNAKMLYAHLYPKDAFDLSFKEKLFRLEHLARLAQKADNVCEHISIGFHPSENISEELLQQLAVEYMEKIGFGTQPFLLYQHLDTAIQHVHIVSTKIKDDGRAIDTSFIGVKKSIPATEQLEEKYGLVKAKEQKSSESIAIRAADIDAIKYGKKPTKKEVSKIVRSVISLYEFGNLSEFNSILRQFNVVADPGEEGSRLRKNNGLIYRAVDDDGEVVGKPIKASSIYGSPTLKILQKCFEKKQGLAEHKERLFRIIDEVLNSGVDEKRFLMGLKENRIYAQIYKNKDGMAYGISFVDNATLTVFKGSDIDRSYSANRIFARIQPDVDNPAVAWNKQFVDSVISRTDFKKGIKGVLLQWLGAGMRIRSSNNEDASPIISMGHLEIQPDQYWKCDKRIVNYLVANGISARRINYINTHLPKIMPERFAGEAIKVLSEYVNTQLSNLIDAAFDVVQDEGISYELLKEARKKKKNKRG, translated from the coding sequence ATGGTTGCAGTCGTAAACGAAGGCACAGATATACGTGGAGCTGTCGAATACAACGAGGAAAAGGTCGCTTTAGGTAATGCTAAGATGCTGTATGCACATCTATATCCTAAAGATGCTTTCGATCTTTCTTTTAAGGAAAAGCTATTTCGCCTAGAACATCTTGCAAGGTTAGCGCAGAAGGCCGATAATGTTTGCGAACATATTTCTATCGGTTTTCATCCATCAGAGAATATATCTGAGGAACTTTTACAACAGCTAGCCGTTGAGTATATGGAGAAAATTGGTTTTGGCACCCAGCCCTTTTTGCTCTATCAACATTTGGATACGGCTATACAGCACGTACATATTGTTAGTACCAAAATTAAGGATGATGGACGCGCAATCGATACATCCTTTATAGGAGTAAAGAAATCAATACCGGCAACTGAACAATTAGAGGAAAAATATGGATTGGTAAAAGCTAAAGAGCAGAAATCTAGCGAAAGTATTGCTATCAGAGCTGCTGATATTGACGCTATTAAATATGGTAAGAAGCCCACCAAAAAAGAAGTATCAAAGATTGTTCGGTCGGTTATATCTCTTTATGAGTTTGGAAACCTGTCTGAATTCAATTCCATATTACGACAGTTCAATGTAGTGGCTGATCCTGGTGAAGAGGGTAGCAGGTTGCGAAAAAATAATGGACTTATCTACCGTGCTGTTGATGATGATGGCGAGGTAGTCGGGAAACCAATTAAAGCAAGTTCAATTTATGGTAGCCCCACTTTGAAGATTCTTCAAAAGTGTTTTGAGAAAAAGCAGGGATTGGCGGAACACAAGGAGCGGCTATTTAGAATAATCGATGAAGTTCTAAATAGCGGCGTTGATGAGAAACGCTTTTTAATGGGGCTGAAGGAGAATAGAATTTACGCTCAAATCTATAAGAATAAAGACGGTATGGCCTACGGAATTAGTTTTGTTGACAATGCAACTTTAACTGTATTCAAAGGAAGCGATATAGATCGATCATATTCTGCTAATAGGATTTTTGCGCGTATTCAACCGGATGTTGATAATCCAGCTGTTGCCTGGAACAAGCAATTTGTCGATTCTGTCATATCAAGAACAGATTTCAAGAAAGGTATTAAAGGGGTACTGTTGCAATGGTTAGGCGCTGGCATGCGTATTCGTTCATCCAATAATGAAGATGCCAGTCCGATTATTTCAATGGGTCATTTAGAAATACAGCCAGATCAATATTGGAAATGCGATAAGCGAATTGTTAATTATTTGGTTGCTAATGGAATCTCCGCAAGAAGAATTAATTACATAAACACGCATTTACCTAAAATAATGCCAGAAAGGTTTGCTGGTGAAGCAATAAAAGTACTATCTGAATATGTAAATACCCAGCTAAGTAATTTAATAGATGCTGCATTTGATGTAGTTCAAGATGAAGGAATTTCATACGAATTATTAAAAGAAGCTAGAAAGAAGAAAAAGAATAAGAGGGGTTAG
- a CDS encoding plasmid mobilization protein — protein sequence MKNSVRENHDKRTCWCNIRLTEKEHEALFGKLKDTTYNKLSDYLRSIIFNKPVNVKVRNQSLDEFMNELIGLRQELNYLGNNFNQVVKKLNSIPPSREYLTWLGVSEDLQRQLLSKIGIIQVRIDQFSDKWLQS from the coding sequence ATGAAGAATAGTGTGAGAGAAAATCATGATAAGCGCACCTGCTGGTGTAATATTCGACTAACGGAAAAGGAACATGAAGCCCTTTTCGGAAAATTAAAAGATACCACATATAATAAGCTAAGTGACTATTTGCGTAGTATCATTTTTAATAAGCCGGTGAATGTCAAAGTTCGTAACCAATCACTGGATGAATTTATGAATGAACTTATTGGCTTGAGACAGGAATTGAATTACCTGGGTAACAATTTCAATCAAGTGGTAAAGAAGCTAAATAGCATACCGCCTTCTAGGGAATATTTGACTTGGTTAGGTGTATCAGAGGATTTACAACGACAACTACTTTCTAAAATAGGAATCATTCAGGTTCGCATTGACCAATTTTCTGATAAATGGTTGCAGTCGTAA